A stretch of the Dechloromonas sp. TW-R-39-2 genome encodes the following:
- the nrdR gene encoding transcriptional regulator NrdR yields MKCPFCGADETAVADTRLNDEGDLVRRRRKCNVCDKRFTTYERAEIRLPQVVKKNGSRTEFSRDKLRASLELALRKRPVSTDSVDAAIAEIEEKLLTAGEREITSQQVGELVMRELKKLDKVAYIRFASVYRNFEDVDAFSRAIREVSPNEKKK; encoded by the coding sequence GTGAAATGCCCTTTCTGCGGTGCTGACGAAACGGCGGTCGCCGATACCCGTCTCAATGACGAAGGCGATCTCGTTCGTCGCCGCAGGAAGTGCAATGTTTGCGACAAGCGTTTTACAACCTACGAGCGGGCGGAAATCCGCCTGCCGCAGGTGGTCAAGAAGAATGGTTCGCGTACGGAATTCAGTCGCGACAAGCTGCGCGCCAGCCTGGAGTTGGCCTTGCGCAAGCGTCCGGTGTCGACCGACTCGGTCGATGCGGCGATTGCCGAAATCGAAGAAAAACTGCTGACGGCCGGCGAGCGTGAAATCACCTCGCAACAGGTGGGTGAATTGGTCATGCGCGAGCTGAAGAAGCTCGACAAGGTGGCCTACATCCGTTTTGCCTCGGTCTATCGCAACTTCGAAGACGTGGATGCTTTTTCCCGGGCGATCCGCGAAGTTTCTCCCAACGAAAAGAAAAAATGA
- the ribD gene encoding bifunctional diaminohydroxyphosphoribosylaminopyrimidine deaminase/5-amino-6-(5-phosphoribosylamino)uracil reductase RibD has translation MSFSAVDHGNMARALQLAEQGLWTTSPNPRVGCVLVRDGQIVGEGWHQKAGEPHAEVHALRAAGDKARGATAYVTLEPCSHFGRTPPCAEALIAAGVSRVVAAMTDPNPLVAGKGLTMLQAAGIETASGLLENEACELNIGFVSRMTRGRPWLRLKAAASLDGKTALNNGVSQWITGPEARRDGHRWRARACAILTGIGTVRDDDPQLNVRDVATTRQPLRVIVDSRLEISLSARILQGGAVLVAGAVDDPEKAALLRSTGAEVVILPNSAGKVELRALLEELGRRGINEVHAEAGFKLNGSLMREGLVDELLLYLAPCLVGDAASGLFNLPELTSLSGKRLLQVRDLRQLGEDIRLIARFR, from the coding sequence ATGAGTTTTTCTGCCGTCGACCACGGCAACATGGCCCGTGCGCTCCAATTGGCCGAGCAAGGCTTGTGGACGACTTCGCCCAATCCGCGGGTGGGTTGCGTGCTGGTCCGTGATGGCCAGATTGTTGGCGAAGGCTGGCACCAGAAAGCTGGCGAGCCGCATGCCGAAGTGCATGCCTTGCGCGCCGCCGGCGACAAGGCGCGTGGTGCGACGGCCTATGTCACGCTCGAACCGTGCAGTCATTTCGGGCGTACCCCGCCGTGCGCCGAGGCGCTGATTGCCGCGGGCGTGTCGCGGGTGGTCGCGGCGATGACCGATCCGAATCCGCTGGTTGCCGGCAAGGGCCTGACCATGTTGCAGGCAGCAGGCATCGAAACGGCGAGCGGCCTGCTGGAAAACGAGGCGTGCGAACTGAATATCGGTTTTGTCTCGCGCATGACGCGTGGCCGGCCGTGGTTGCGCCTCAAGGCGGCGGCCAGCCTGGATGGCAAGACAGCATTGAATAACGGTGTCAGCCAGTGGATTACCGGGCCGGAGGCACGGCGTGACGGACATCGCTGGCGAGCCAGGGCTTGCGCTATCCTGACCGGCATCGGTACGGTGCGCGATGATGATCCACAACTCAATGTACGAGACGTGGCAACGACGCGTCAGCCCTTGCGGGTGATTGTCGATAGCCGTCTGGAAATATCGCTTTCGGCGCGCATCCTGCAGGGAGGTGCGGTGCTTGTGGCTGGTGCGGTCGATGATCCGGAAAAAGCAGCTTTGCTGCGGTCGACCGGGGCAGAAGTCGTGATTTTGCCCAATTCGGCAGGCAAGGTTGAGTTGAGGGCCTTGCTTGAAGAGCTCGGACGACGCGGCATCAACGAGGTACATGCCGAGGCGGGCTTCAAGCTCAACGGTTCCCTGATGCGCGAAGGTCTGGTCGATGAGTTGCTGCTTTACCTGGCGCCCTGTCTGGTTGGCGATGCAGCCAGCGGCCTGTTCAACTTGCCGGAATTGACTAGCCTGAGCGGCAAACGCTTGCTGCAGGTGCGCGATCTGCGTCAGCTTGGCGAAGATATTCGCCTGATCGCACGTTTCCGCTAG
- a CDS encoding molybdopterin-synthase adenylyltransferase MoeB: MNDDQLLRYSRHILLDAIGIEGQARILASHALIIGAGGLGSPAALYLASAGLGKITLVDDDTVDFTNLQRQIMHTQARVGMDKAYSGQVAMAAINPEIEIVPLKQRLSGSDLDNLVADANIVLDCTDNFATRHAINRACVHHRKPLVSGAAIRFDGQISVYDLRNDDAPCYHCLFPEGEDVDETRCAIMGVFAPLTGIIGTMQAAEALKLAAGIGQTLGGRLLLLDALDMEWRTIKFKQDAACAVCGPSGNVRSGEYLRQADADRAPAASVCRSG, from the coding sequence ATGAACGACGACCAACTTCTCCGCTACAGCCGCCACATCCTGCTCGACGCCATCGGTATCGAGGGGCAAGCCCGCATCCTGGCGAGCCACGCCCTGATCATCGGGGCCGGTGGCCTTGGTTCCCCTGCAGCCCTTTACCTTGCTTCTGCCGGACTGGGAAAAATAACCCTGGTCGATGACGACACCGTCGACTTCACCAACCTGCAGCGACAGATCATGCACACCCAGGCCCGTGTCGGCATGGACAAAGCCTATTCAGGACAAGTAGCGATGGCGGCGATCAATCCCGAGATCGAGATCGTTCCCCTCAAGCAGCGCCTGTCAGGCAGCGATCTGGACAACCTTGTGGCCGATGCCAACATCGTGCTCGACTGCACCGACAATTTCGCCACGCGCCACGCGATCAATCGTGCCTGCGTACACCACAGGAAACCACTCGTTTCAGGGGCCGCCATCCGCTTTGACGGACAAATCAGCGTCTACGACCTGAGAAATGACGACGCGCCATGCTATCACTGCCTCTTCCCAGAGGGGGAGGATGTCGACGAAACCCGTTGTGCCATCATGGGTGTCTTTGCGCCGCTGACCGGGATCATCGGCACCATGCAGGCCGCCGAAGCGCTCAAACTGGCTGCCGGCATCGGCCAGACACTCGGTGGCCGCCTGCTGCTGCTTGACGCACTGGATATGGAATGGCGCACCATCAAGTTCAAGCAGGATGCAGCCTGCGCTGTTTGCGGCCCTAGCGGAAACGTGCGATCAGGCGAATATCTTCGCCAAGCTGACGCAGATCGCGCACCTGCAGCAAGCGTTTGCCGCTCAGGCTAG
- a CDS encoding S41 family peptidase: MSKTKTISLVAGAFVAGALISLNLPAFADKESKAGLPIDELRTFAEVYSAIKQGYVEPVEDKKMITNAISGMLSNLDPHSTYLDADAFKDLQVGTQGEFGGLGIEVGMEDGLVKVVSPIEDTPAYRAGLKAGDLIFKLDDTPVKGLTLAEAVKKMRGKPKTPLKISILRKGETKPIEVTLIREVIKVQSVKSKLVEPGYGWVRITQFQENTTADIARHVAGLYKENGNKLQGLVLDLRNDPGGLLNSAIGVSAAFLPPDVKIVSTDGRTPDAKQEFRARPQDYLRGGKEDPLKGMPIESKKVAMVVLVNSGSASASEIVAGALQDHKRAVILGTQTFGKGSVQSVLPLPGNTAIKLTTARYYTPDGRSIQAKGIVPDILVEETANGSGGGMRIREADLDRHLINDKEKEAPKEVAKPEPKLQQKAPAKTTKDKSSKDESDEDMLPRLEYASKTDYQFQQALNLLKGLQIMQNKAQ; encoded by the coding sequence ATGAGCAAAACGAAAACAATCAGTTTGGTTGCGGGCGCCTTTGTCGCCGGCGCACTCATCAGCCTGAATCTCCCGGCCTTCGCCGACAAGGAGAGCAAAGCAGGCTTGCCGATCGACGAATTGCGCACCTTCGCTGAGGTATACAGCGCAATCAAGCAAGGCTATGTCGAGCCAGTCGAAGACAAAAAGATGATCACCAATGCCATTTCCGGCATGCTTTCCAACCTCGACCCACACTCCACCTACCTTGACGCCGATGCGTTCAAGGATCTCCAGGTCGGCACCCAGGGCGAGTTTGGGGGGCTGGGCATCGAAGTCGGCATGGAAGACGGCCTGGTCAAGGTAGTTTCCCCCATCGAGGACACGCCAGCTTACCGGGCTGGCCTGAAAGCAGGCGACCTGATCTTCAAACTCGACGACACCCCAGTCAAGGGCCTGACCCTGGCTGAAGCCGTCAAAAAAATGCGCGGCAAACCAAAGACACCGCTCAAGATCTCGATTTTGCGCAAAGGCGAAACCAAGCCGATCGAAGTCACGCTGATCCGTGAAGTCATCAAGGTTCAGAGCGTCAAATCGAAACTAGTTGAGCCGGGTTATGGCTGGGTACGCATCACCCAGTTCCAGGAAAACACAACGGCGGATATCGCCCGTCACGTTGCCGGCCTGTACAAGGAAAACGGTAACAAGCTGCAAGGCTTGGTGCTCGATTTGCGCAATGACCCGGGCGGCTTGCTGAACAGCGCCATTGGCGTTTCTGCCGCCTTCCTCCCACCGGATGTCAAAATTGTTTCGACCGATGGGCGCACCCCGGATGCAAAACAGGAATTCCGGGCGCGTCCGCAAGACTATCTGCGCGGCGGCAAGGAAGATCCGCTCAAGGGCATGCCAATCGAGTCAAAGAAGGTCGCCATGGTCGTTCTGGTCAACAGCGGCTCGGCTTCAGCCTCGGAAATTGTTGCCGGCGCGCTGCAAGACCACAAACGGGCGGTCATCCTCGGCACGCAGACCTTCGGCAAGGGCTCGGTCCAGTCAGTCCTGCCGCTGCCAGGCAACACGGCGATCAAGCTCACCACGGCGCGTTACTACACGCCGGATGGCCGTTCGATCCAGGCAAAAGGCATTGTTCCAGACATTCTCGTTGAAGAGACAGCGAATGGCAGTGGCGGCGGCATGCGCATCCGCGAAGCAGACCTTGATCGCCACCTGATCAACGACAAGGAAAAAGAGGCGCCCAAGGAAGTGGCCAAGCCGGAACCCAAGCTCCAGCAAAAAGCCCCGGCCAAGACGACCAAGGACAAAAGCAGCAAGGACGAGAGCGACGAGGACATGCTGCCCCGCCTGGAATATGCCTCGAAGACCGACTACCAGTTCCAGCAGGCCCTGAATCTTCTCAAGGGGCTTCAGATCATGCAGAATAAGGCTCAGTAA
- a CDS encoding murein hydrolase activator EnvC has translation MPKKISICAPALRAAATCLLAWSALTLTPAHAAKKTAPSSPAAPEIAERQADLGELRGRIEGLRKDLNTSEENKADAADRLRESERQISRLQRELHELTDQRGRLQKRLENLEQQSKDLAVTLNQQQSQLEKLLYKQYLRGTPDSLQLLLNGDDPNQVARDLHYFSAIALTRAELMGEINATLDKKRALAADAKERAAELKEVEAQQQVRVAELNKQREERKRLHAQISDKVAAQRKEIGNLQQNEKRLTSLIDRLSKILAAQAAKAAEAARAAEAAKIAEAARQKTKPRTEPESKAPPRREETAEAPRQKPAEAENNYEPVASNGNFARQKGSLRLPVRGTVSGRFGSPRDGGGTWRGLFIRAAGGSEVKAVASGRVVFADWMRGFGNILIVDHGDAYLSIYGNNESLLKQVGQSIKGGETIATAGNSGGNPESGLYFELRHQGQPIDPMKWASLK, from the coding sequence TTGCCGAAAAAAATCTCCATTTGCGCCCCGGCACTACGTGCTGCAGCGACATGCCTTCTGGCCTGGTCGGCACTGACCCTGACGCCAGCCCATGCCGCCAAGAAAACCGCACCATCGTCACCCGCCGCCCCCGAAATTGCCGAGCGCCAGGCCGACCTTGGCGAACTGCGCGGCAGGATCGAAGGACTACGCAAGGATCTCAACACCAGCGAAGAAAACAAGGCAGATGCTGCTGATCGCCTACGCGAATCCGAACGCCAGATATCCCGGTTGCAACGCGAACTTCACGAACTGACCGACCAGCGCGGTCGACTGCAAAAAAGACTCGAAAATCTTGAGCAGCAATCAAAGGACCTGGCCGTCACACTCAACCAGCAACAAAGCCAGCTCGAAAAGCTGCTCTACAAGCAATACCTGCGCGGCACCCCGGACTCCCTCCAGCTATTGCTCAACGGCGATGACCCCAACCAGGTCGCGCGCGATCTGCATTATTTTTCGGCCATTGCCCTGACCCGGGCCGAGTTGATGGGCGAAATCAACGCCACACTCGACAAGAAGCGCGCCCTGGCGGCAGATGCCAAGGAACGAGCGGCAGAACTGAAAGAGGTTGAAGCACAGCAACAGGTTCGCGTCGCCGAACTCAACAAGCAGCGCGAAGAGCGCAAGCGCCTGCACGCCCAGATATCGGACAAGGTCGCCGCCCAGCGCAAGGAGATCGGCAATCTCCAGCAAAATGAAAAACGCCTGACCAGCCTCATCGACCGACTCTCGAAAATACTTGCGGCACAGGCTGCCAAGGCAGCAGAAGCGGCTCGCGCGGCGGAGGCCGCAAAAATAGCCGAGGCCGCGCGACAAAAAACAAAACCGCGTACCGAGCCGGAATCGAAAGCCCCGCCCCGCAGGGAAGAAACCGCCGAAGCGCCACGCCAGAAACCTGCCGAAGCCGAAAACAACTACGAACCGGTTGCCAGCAACGGCAATTTCGCCCGCCAGAAAGGCAGCCTCCGCCTCCCGGTGCGCGGCACGGTCAGCGGCCGCTTCGGCTCGCCGCGCGATGGCGGTGGCACCTGGCGCGGACTCTTCATTCGTGCCGCAGGCGGCAGCGAAGTCAAGGCCGTAGCCAGCGGCCGCGTGGTCTTTGCCGACTGGATGCGCGGTTTTGGCAATATCCTGATCGTCGACCACGGCGATGCCTATCTCTCGATCTATGGCAACAACGAGTCCTTGCTCAAACAGGTCGGCCAGAGCATCAAGGGCGGAGAAACCATCGCCACCGCAGGCAACAGCGGAGGCAACCCGGAATCCGGTTTATACTTTGAACTCCGCCACCAAGGGCAACCGATCGACCCGATGAAATGGGCCAGTTTGAAATGA
- a CDS encoding ArsR/SmtB family transcription factor, whose product MAARALKAIAHPLRLKILCVLGDQEACVQEIVEAVGTSQSNISQHLAILREKGVLLTRKDANRVFYRVGDQRTLQLVGMMREVFCGVEE is encoded by the coding sequence ATGGCTGCGCGCGCGCTCAAAGCCATCGCGCATCCGCTGCGTCTGAAAATTCTATGTGTCCTGGGAGATCAGGAAGCCTGTGTGCAGGAGATCGTCGAAGCGGTCGGAACCTCGCAAAGCAACATTTCCCAGCATTTGGCGATTTTGCGTGAGAAGGGTGTGCTGTTGACGCGCAAGGATGCGAATCGTGTTTTTTACCGGGTAGGCGATCAGCGTACCCTGCAGCTGGTCGGTATGATGCGCGAAGTATTTTGTGGTGTAGAGGAATAG
- a CDS encoding rhodanese-like domain-containing protein → MPMEFINQNILLISLVAMSAFGLLMPLLKGRRANELSPAEATQLINREDAHIVDVREADEFAAGHLPEARHIPLAKLAERAGELEKFKDKPLIICCAAGMRSAKGCGELGKLGFAKVYSLAGGVDAWVGAGYPVKKGNRNK, encoded by the coding sequence ATGCCGATGGAATTTATCAATCAGAACATCCTGCTCATTTCGCTGGTGGCCATGAGCGCCTTTGGTTTGCTCATGCCCTTGCTCAAGGGGCGTCGTGCCAACGAGTTGAGTCCCGCCGAGGCGACCCAGCTGATCAATCGGGAAGATGCGCATATCGTCGATGTGCGCGAGGCTGATGAATTTGCCGCCGGCCACTTGCCGGAAGCCAGGCACATTCCGCTAGCCAAGCTGGCTGAACGAGCCGGTGAACTCGAAAAATTCAAGGACAAGCCGCTGATCATCTGTTGTGCCGCCGGCATGCGTTCGGCCAAAGGATGTGGCGAGCTGGGCAAACTTGGTTTTGCCAAGGTGTACAGCCTGGCAGGCGGGGTTGATGCCTGGGTGGGCGCCGGTTACCCGGTCAAGAAGGGTAACCGCAACAAATGA
- the grxC gene encoding glutaredoxin 3, with protein MSAHVLMYTTAVCPYCVRAKQLLAARGVTGIEEVRVDLDPARREEMMQRTQRRTVPQIYIGETHVGGCDDLIALDAAGKLKPLLDA; from the coding sequence ATGAGCGCGCATGTCCTGATGTATACGACCGCTGTTTGTCCTTACTGCGTGCGAGCCAAGCAATTGCTGGCGGCACGGGGTGTGACGGGCATCGAAGAGGTTCGGGTTGATCTCGATCCGGCGCGTCGCGAGGAAATGATGCAGCGCACGCAGCGGCGTACCGTGCCGCAAATTTATATTGGCGAGACGCATGTCGGTGGTTGCGACGACCTGATTGCGCTCGATGCGGCAGGCAAGCTCAAACCCTTGCTTGACGCCTGA
- the secB gene encoding protein-export chaperone SecB: MEQNEQPVFGIEKLYVKDLSIEVPNAPEIFLESEAPQVEISLNTGGRGVGEGVFEVVLTVTVTAKLGEKTVFLVEVGQAGVFRIMNVPDEQIEPLIAVACPNLLFPYAREAISTAVTRAGFSPIVLQPVNFESMYMQRLQEQAAAEQPEATLQ; the protein is encoded by the coding sequence ATGGAACAAAACGAACAGCCCGTCTTCGGTATTGAAAAGCTCTACGTCAAGGATCTCTCCATCGAAGTGCCGAATGCGCCGGAAATCTTCCTGGAGAGCGAAGCTCCGCAGGTTGAAATCAGCCTGAACACCGGTGGCCGTGGCGTTGGTGAAGGTGTTTTCGAAGTGGTGCTGACGGTGACGGTGACTGCCAAACTGGGCGAAAAGACGGTTTTCCTGGTTGAAGTCGGTCAGGCCGGTGTTTTCCGCATCATGAATGTGCCGGATGAGCAAATCGAGCCGCTGATTGCCGTTGCTTGCCCGAACCTGCTGTTCCCGTATGCCCGTGAAGCCATTTCGACGGCGGTAACCCGTGCCGGTTTCTCGCCGATCGTGCTCCAGCCGGTTAATTTCGAATCGATGTACATGCAGCGTCTGCAAGAGCAGGCTGCTGCAGAGCAACCAGAAGCAACGCTGCAATAA
- a CDS encoding SH3 domain-containing protein encodes MTIWRRALPFIALLGAAGAAPAVDYRSVDVPAAVLYDSPSQKGKKLYLIKAQTPVEVIVRLEGWFKIRDAEGSLAWVESRYLGDRRTLVVTALKAEIRQSDKADSPVVLELDKWVAVELVEPASPGWAKVRHRDGVTGYIRSTQVWGL; translated from the coding sequence ATGACCATCTGGCGCCGGGCACTGCCCTTCATTGCATTGCTCGGTGCTGCAGGTGCAGCACCGGCTGTCGATTATCGTTCGGTCGATGTGCCGGCAGCCGTGCTTTATGATTCACCTTCGCAGAAGGGCAAGAAGCTCTATCTGATCAAGGCGCAGACACCGGTCGAGGTGATTGTTCGTCTTGAGGGGTGGTTCAAGATTCGCGATGCCGAAGGCTCGCTGGCCTGGGTTGAGTCGCGCTATCTCGGCGATCGCCGGACGCTCGTTGTGACAGCGCTGAAGGCTGAAATCCGTCAATCGGACAAGGCTGACTCTCCTGTTGTGCTCGAACTCGACAAGTGGGTGGCGGTTGAACTGGTCGAGCCGGCTTCGCCGGGATGGGCCAAGGTGCGCCATCGTGATGGTGTGACCGGCTATATTCGTTCGACGCAGGTCTGGGGCCTATGA
- a CDS encoding NAD(P)H-dependent glycerol-3-phosphate dehydrogenase produces MKITLLGAGAWGTALAIAFAGKHDVTLWSREEDVAVDLLNTRENKRFFPGYRLPESVAVSTDFSAAVASAELLVISTPIAGLRPTAERLKTLNCTLPLLWVCKGFEAGTGLLPHQVVIDVLGLGVVCGALSGPSFAEEVAAGQPTAVALATNHPEFAREAARQLHTSRLRIYANDDLVGVEVGGAVKNVMAIATGTCDGLGLGLNTRAALMTRGLAEIARLGLALGARRETFMGLAGMGDLILTCTGDLSRNRRVGLALAEGKSLPQILEELGHVAEGVYTAREVDRLARQYSVDMPISAAVAAVLDGRLNAAQAVEQLMARDPKEELA; encoded by the coding sequence ATGAAAATTACGTTGCTCGGCGCAGGCGCCTGGGGCACGGCGTTGGCGATTGCCTTTGCCGGCAAGCATGATGTCACGCTGTGGTCGCGCGAAGAGGATGTCGCAGTCGACTTGCTGAATACCCGCGAAAACAAACGCTTCTTTCCGGGCTATCGCTTGCCTGAGTCGGTTGCTGTGTCGACCGATTTTTCTGCGGCAGTAGCTTCGGCCGAGTTGTTGGTCATCTCGACGCCGATTGCCGGTTTGCGTCCGACGGCTGAGCGCCTCAAAACCCTGAATTGCACGCTGCCATTGCTTTGGGTGTGCAAGGGCTTTGAGGCAGGGACGGGCCTGTTGCCGCACCAGGTTGTCATTGATGTGCTGGGCCTGGGTGTCGTTTGTGGCGCGTTGTCCGGCCCCAGCTTTGCCGAAGAAGTGGCGGCCGGTCAGCCGACCGCCGTGGCGCTGGCGACCAATCACCCCGAGTTTGCCCGCGAAGCGGCCCGTCAGTTGCACACCAGTCGTTTGCGCATTTATGCCAATGATGATCTGGTTGGCGTCGAAGTGGGCGGGGCGGTCAAGAATGTCATGGCGATTGCGACAGGGACATGCGATGGTTTGGGTCTTGGTCTGAACACCCGCGCTGCGCTGATGACGCGAGGCCTGGCTGAAATTGCCCGTCTCGGGTTGGCGCTGGGCGCCAGGCGCGAGACTTTCATGGGCTTGGCCGGCATGGGCGACCTGATCCTGACGTGCACCGGCGACCTGTCGCGCAATCGCCGTGTCGGGCTGGCCTTGGCGGAGGGCAAGTCCCTGCCGCAAATTCTTGAAGAGCTCGGGCATGTGGCCGAGGGGGTCTATACGGCACGCGAAGTCGATCGTCTGGCTCGCCAGTATTCGGTCGATATGCCGATCAGTGCCGCTGTGGCTGCCGTGCTTGATGGCCGTCTGAATGCAGCGCAGGCGGTCGAGCAGTTGATGGCGCGCGACCCGAAGGAAGAGCTGGCTTAA
- the trmL gene encoding tRNA (uridine(34)/cytosine(34)/5-carboxymethylaminomethyluridine(34)-2'-O)-methyltransferase TrmL: protein MVAVVLYQPEIPPNTGNIIRLCANTGTELHLVEPLGFNIDDKGLRRAGLDYHEYARVVRHSDWAACRQALGHRRMFAMTTKGHANPFSTTLNDNDVFVFGRETSGLPPEILAEFLPENRLRLPMQADQRSLNLSNATAVTVFEAWRQSGFKGAA from the coding sequence GTGGTCGCCGTCGTTCTCTACCAGCCCGAAATTCCGCCCAATACCGGCAACATCATTCGTTTGTGCGCCAATACCGGCACCGAACTGCATCTTGTTGAACCGCTGGGTTTCAATATCGACGACAAGGGCTTGCGCCGGGCCGGACTGGACTATCACGAATACGCCCGCGTCGTTCGCCACTCCGACTGGGCAGCCTGTCGTCAGGCCCTGGGGCATCGCCGGATGTTTGCAATGACCACCAAGGGCCATGCCAACCCGTTCTCGACCACACTGAACGACAATGATGTGTTTGTTTTTGGACGGGAAACCAGCGGCCTGCCGCCCGAGATACTGGCTGAATTCTTGCCGGAAAACAGACTCCGCCTGCCCATGCAGGCAGATCAGCGCAGTCTGAATTTATCGAATGCCACTGCCGTGACCGTGTTTGAAGCCTGGCGTCAAAGCGGCTTCAAGGGCGCGGCTTAA
- a CDS encoding ComF family protein, translating to MSILPQPLRQALKHVAQGLSNALPGSCLLCGENSASRVICADCLAELPGMPPQCCPSCAEQTSYGERCGACLHKAPHFDKVIAGFRYDFPVDRIIHSLKYGHQLSVAEWFGERLSTQLTASDHDLIIPLPLHPARLLERGFNQSMEIARALGKVLDRPVDYHHLQRTRATRPQADLPHKERHKNVAGAFECSKDYTGQRILLVDDVMTTGATLNESARILKIHGAGTVSVVVAARTLKH from the coding sequence ATGTCAATTTTACCCCAGCCCCTGCGGCAAGCGTTAAAGCATGTTGCGCAGGGACTTTCGAATGCGCTTCCCGGCAGTTGCCTACTCTGCGGAGAAAATAGCGCCAGCCGCGTGATCTGCGCCGACTGCCTTGCCGAACTACCCGGCATGCCGCCCCAATGCTGCCCATCCTGCGCCGAGCAGACCAGCTACGGCGAACGTTGCGGCGCCTGCCTCCACAAAGCACCGCACTTCGACAAGGTGATCGCCGGATTTCGCTACGATTTCCCGGTCGACCGCATCATTCACAGCCTGAAATACGGTCACCAGTTATCTGTCGCGGAATGGTTCGGAGAGCGGCTGTCCACGCAACTGACAGCAAGCGACCACGACTTGATCATTCCACTGCCATTGCATCCGGCCCGTTTGCTCGAACGCGGCTTCAACCAATCCATGGAAATAGCGCGCGCACTGGGCAAGGTCCTAGACCGACCGGTCGACTATCACCACCTGCAACGAACGCGAGCCACCCGGCCACAAGCCGATTTGCCGCACAAGGAGCGCCATAAAAACGTGGCCGGTGCATTCGAATGCAGCAAAGACTACACTGGGCAGCGCATTTTGCTGGTTGATGACGTGATGACAACCGGCGCAACCCTGAATGAATCCGCTCGTATTCTGAAAATACATGGCGCGGGAACAGTCAGCGTTGTCGTTGCCGCACGGACCCTGAAACACTAA
- the bioB gene encoding biotin synthase BioB encodes MQASTLAAVSSTPQSAPARRWTAEEVLALYELPLMDLIWRAQGVHRENFDPNAIQRSTLLSVKTGGCSEDCSYCSQSARYETDTQRERLMPLDEVVAAAKAAKDKGASRFCMGAAWKGPKDNDLDRVLDMVREVKALGMQTCVTLGMLKDGQAEKLKEAGLDYYNHNLDTDKEFYGQVIKSHTHDDRLDTLEQVRDAGINVCSGGIIGMGESRKNRAALIVQLANLPKPPESVPINNLVPIPGTPLAANERLDPFEFVRTIAAARIAMPSSWVRLSAGRQEMTDELQTLCFLAGANSMFYGDRLLTTNNPEADRDDALFARLGVKAV; translated from the coding sequence ATGCAAGCAAGCACTCTCGCCGCTGTTTCTTCCACTCCGCAGTCTGCTCCTGCCCGTCGCTGGACGGCCGAGGAGGTGCTCGCCCTGTACGAGCTGCCGCTCATGGATCTGATCTGGCGCGCCCAGGGCGTGCATCGCGAAAATTTCGATCCGAACGCCATTCAACGCTCGACGCTGCTTTCGGTCAAGACCGGTGGCTGTTCCGAGGACTGTAGCTATTGCTCACAGTCGGCGCGCTATGAAACCGATACCCAGCGCGAACGCCTGATGCCACTCGACGAGGTCGTTGCTGCTGCCAAGGCTGCCAAGGACAAGGGGGCTTCCCGTTTCTGCATGGGCGCTGCCTGGAAGGGGCCGAAAGACAACGATCTTGACCGCGTGCTCGACATGGTCCGTGAGGTCAAGGCCCTCGGCATGCAGACGTGTGTCACGCTCGGTATGCTCAAGGACGGTCAGGCTGAAAAGCTGAAAGAAGCCGGCCTGGATTACTACAACCACAATCTCGATACGGACAAGGAGTTCTACGGTCAGGTGATCAAGAGCCATACGCACGATGATCGTCTCGATACGCTCGAGCAGGTGCGTGATGCCGGGATCAATGTTTGTTCCGGCGGGATTATCGGCATGGGCGAATCGCGCAAGAATCGCGCCGCACTGATCGTCCAGTTGGCCAATCTGCCGAAGCCGCCTGAATCCGTGCCAATCAACAACCTGGTGCCGATTCCGGGGACGCCGCTGGCCGCTAACGAGCGTCTTGATCCATTCGAGTTCGTCCGGACCATCGCCGCCGCCCGCATCGCCATGCCTTCCTCCTGGGTGCGCCTCTCGGCCGGTCGTCAGGAAATGACCGACGAACTCCAGACGCTGTGCTTCCTGGCTGGCGCTAATTCGATGTTCTACGGTGACCGTCTGTTGACCACCAATAATCCGGAAGCCGATCGCGACGACGCATTGTTTGCCCGCTTGGGCGTCAAGGCGGTTTGA